The DNA segment TGAGGTAGCGATCGTCGCGCGAAATAACTGCAGCGACAACCCGGAGATGGGGCGCGGCCATCCCCGGATGATAACTCCAAACCGTCCTGCCAGGGGAGGCGACTGTTAACCGCAAGGGGGTTTTCCAGCTGCGAACGCTGGTCGCCATCGGTGTGCTAAGAACGGCCCATGAGCAAGCGCGTGTTGCCAGCCGAGGCCGCCGATCTTTTGAATCAGGGTTGGACTTATCTTGACGTCCGGTCAGTCCCGGAGTTCGACCAGGGGCATCCGACCGGCGCGCTGAATATTCCGCTTTTGCACGCCCAGGGCGGGCGAATGGTTCCGAACCCGGACTTCGTTCGGGTGGTGGAGGCGACCTTCCCCAAAGGGGAGCGGTTGGTCGTCGGGTGCAAAAGCGGCGGTCGATCGCTGCAGGCCGCGGCCCTGCTGGGCGCCGCGGGCTACACCACCGTCGTCGACATGCGCGGCGGTTTTCACGGTGAACGCGACCCCATGGGCCGGGTCGCCTGCGCCGGCTGGCTGGAATCCGGTCTGCCGACCAACACCACAGCCGATCCCGAAAAAACCTACGCCGTCCTCGCCACAAAAACGAAGTAGCGCCGGCGCGATCTTATTCGGTGCTGACGGTGATGCCGTTGCGCTGGCACAAGGTCCGCACCAGGGTGCGGCTTTTGTCGTCCAGCTTGGTATAGGCGCGCGTGGCGCCCTCGGCGTCCTTCAGCGAGCACGAACAGACCGCGATCACCTGGTACGCGTCGACCATGCCGGGCCGAGCGCGAATTGCCTTGCGTGAAAGATCAATCGCTGACCCGCACTGCTGGTGCAGCCAGGCGTCGCGCGCCTGCTTCAGCAAGCTGTCGGCATCGGTGTCGCCGCCGGCCGCAGCCGCTGTTTCAGCGACCCGTTTTGTCGGCGCGAGGGGGGTGTTTTCAGTGCTGGCGACGCGTTTGCCGGCGTCGCCGGCCACAATCGTAGCCGCATGGCGTGACGGGGCAGGCGCCGCCACCCGCGCGCTGGCAGCGACGGTGACGGCTCCATCCAATTTCGGCCGACACTGGCGCAGCTTTTCGGCGGCCGCCGAGTTGTGCGGATCCAGTTTGTCGATCAGATCGACCTCCTGGCGTAGATCGGCACATTTTCCCACCTGGCGCAGTTTTTCCGAGGCGGCCAGGTACTGCGCGACCAGCACCGTCCGCGCCTCTTCAAAGTGCGGGCGAGCCCGGCCTTTGTAGACGCTGTCTTCGCCTAGCTCGCCGTACCAATCGATCGCGGCGGCGTAATTTTTTTGCTCCGCCGACTCTTCGAATTTTGCGAAGGCGATGGCGTTGCGCCGTTCCAGCTCGATCTGCTGGCGTAGATCGACCGCTTGTTTGTGCAGCGCCGCGCTGGCGTCAGTGGGTG comes from the Polyangia bacterium genome and includes:
- a CDS encoding rhodanese-like domain-containing protein: MSKRVLPAEAADLLNQGWTYLDVRSVPEFDQGHPTGALNIPLLHAQGGRMVPNPDFVRVVEATFPKGERLVVGCKSGGRSLQAAALLGAAGYTTVVDMRGGFHGERDPMGRVACAGWLESGLPTNTTADPEKTYAVLATKTK